One Lucilia cuprina isolate Lc7/37 chromosome 4, ASM2204524v1, whole genome shotgun sequence DNA segment encodes these proteins:
- the LOC124419747 gene encoding uncharacterized protein LOC124419747 isoform X2, whose protein sequence is MALPLLPANLIRSAFEEKNFETQWLDKVGCNNFSVCNEKTRATSAVEAYNGILGRFAEKNGHFFKFMESVFLPEKNVEHNHGHEEEIYKELKALNAIKQDCQNVAGALGGTKTNISTIRNAFRKACEGNQADTKNVIFSKLQRGLQKIISKNLITSPKNALQVIEAFNLENVWNDFGLSKDEMKPRHFFTAAIDGESYSFCLFSSLKSIDLIKENIPPTKRTYLIDATFKIVPHGCFKQLLIIYIEYFEEIFPIFFVLMSKKSKEAYKELLQYIQENIFDMDPSKCVTDYEQGLRAAINSVFPRSKLVGCWFHFCQAIRRSVTKQKPLLEFLRSSRNASLLYHKVLALPLLPPDLIKNSFKDIKSQIFLMDSNNIFLPFLKYFENQWINKVGCKNFSVYNENI, encoded by the exons ATGGCATTACCTTTGCTACCTGCAAATTTAATAAGATCTGCATTTGaggaaaaaaactttgaaaccCAGTGGCTGGATAag GTTGGCTGCAATAATTTCAGTGTTTGCAATGAGAAAACTAGGGCGACATCGGCAGTTGAAGCATATAATGGCATCCTGGGGCGGTTCGCAGAAAAAAAtggtcatttttttaaattt ATGGAAAGTGTGTTCCTGCCAGAAAAAAACGTCGAACACAACCATGGCCATGAGGAGGAAATTTATAAGGAATTAAAAGCACTAAATGCGATAAAACAGGATTGTCAAAATGTGGCAGGCGCACTTGGTGGTACAAAAACCAATATAAGCACTATAAGGAATGCATTTAGGAAGGCATGCGAAGG taatCAGGCAgatacaaaaaatgtaatattttcgAAACTGCAAAGAGGTTTGCAGaaaattataagtaaaaatttaatcacaTCTCCTAAAAATGCGCTTCAGGTAATTGAAGCATTTAACCTGGAAAATGTATGGAACGACTTTGGTTTATCCAAAGATGAAATGAAACCTAGACATTTTTTTACAGCAGCAATTGACGGTGAAAGTTACTCTTTCTGCTTGTTTTCCTCATTGAAATCAATTgacttaataaaagaaaatattccacCAACTAAAAGGACTTACCTAATTGATGCCACTTTTAAAATTGTGCCACATGGGTGCTTTAAGCAGCTACTTATtatatatattgaatattttgaaGAG atttttccaatatttttcgTATTGATGagcaaaaaatctaaagaagCCTATAAAGAACTCCTTCAATATAttcaagaaaatatatttgatatGGATCCTTCAAAATGTGTAACCGACTACGAACAGGGTTTAAGGGCTGCAATAAATTCAGTTTTTCCAAGAAGTAAGCTTGTAGGATGCTg gtTTCATTTTTGCCAAGCTATTAGGAGAAgtgtaacaaaacaaaaacccttattagaatttttaagaTCTTCTAGAAATGCGTCATTACTTTACCACAAAGTATTAGCACTACCGTTATTACCACCAGATTTAATAAAGAATTCTTTTAAGGATATAAaatctcaaatttttttaatggacagcaacaacatttttctaccatttctaaaatattttgaaaatcagtGGATAAATAag gttggCTGCAAAAACTTCAGCGtgtataatgaaaatatatga
- the LOC124419206 gene encoding uncharacterized protein LOC124419206: MFVHSPNSTRPNCTSQPNLTDNSDNINTETGTLTELDNRSTPTCPQSNIEICSTTIKLPQFWTNCPEAWFIHAEMQFANRKVTQDITKYEYVVTALPQDVIVTVLDIIQKPPSSNRYDHLKKILIERHSMSENENQKPSEFYRSLALLGNSKFSPDVLRKIWLRKLPNNKNVVLTGSNLTDINELTRLADNIWEVLQGNKIASIRDTTPIHSANSYSLEKVVENLVQATTNISK, translated from the exons ATGTTTGTACACTCTCCCAATTCAACACGTCCAAATTGTACGTCACAACCCAATTTAACAGATAATTCTGACAACATCAATACTGAAACTGGAACATTGACTGAATTAGATAATCGTTCAACTCCTACTTGTCCTCAgtctaatattgaaatttgttctaCCACTATTAAACTTCCCCAATTTTGGACAAATTGTCCGGAAGCGTGGTTTATCCATGCTGAAATGCAATTTGCAAATAGGAAAGTAACACAGGACATTACTAAATATGAGTATGTTGTTACTGCTTTACCTCAAGATGTAATAGTAACTGTACTTGACATTATACAGAAACCTCCTTCAAGTAATCGTTACgatcatttaaagaaaatccttaTTGAAAGGCATTCTATGAGTgaaaatgaaaatcaaaaacCATCTGAATTTTATAGGTCATTAGCTTTACTTGGGAATTCAAAGTTTAGTCCCGACGTGTTAAGAAAAATATGGTTAAGAAAATtaccaaataacaaaaatgttgtcTTGACTGGTTCCAATTTAACAGATATCAACGAATTAACACGCTTAGCTGATAACATATGGGAAGTGCTACAGGGTAATAAGATAGCAAGTATTAGAGACACTACTCCAATACATTCTGCAAATTCGTATAGTCTAGAAAAGGTTGTTGAAAATCTAGTACAAGCTACTACCAATATTT CTAAATAA
- the LOC124419747 gene encoding uncharacterized protein LOC124419747 isoform X1, with amino-acid sequence MNQGYMDLAIPIYSFHFCQAIRRNICKRKSLLNYIRSSRNASLLYHKIMALPLLPANLIRSAFEEKNFETQWLDKVGCNNFSVCNEKTRATSAVEAYNGILGRFAEKNGHFFKFMESVFLPEKNVEHNHGHEEEIYKELKALNAIKQDCQNVAGALGGTKTNISTIRNAFRKACEGNQADTKNVIFSKLQRGLQKIISKNLITSPKNALQVIEAFNLENVWNDFGLSKDEMKPRHFFTAAIDGESYSFCLFSSLKSIDLIKENIPPTKRTYLIDATFKIVPHGCFKQLLIIYIEYFEEIFPIFFVLMSKKSKEAYKELLQYIQENIFDMDPSKCVTDYEQGLRAAINSVFPRSKLVGCWFHFCQAIRRSVTKQKPLLEFLRSSRNASLLYHKVLALPLLPPDLIKNSFKDIKSQIFLMDSNNIFLPFLKYFENQWINKVGCKNFSVYNENI; translated from the exons gttTCATTTTTGTCAGGCGATTAGACGAAATATATGCAAACGAAAATCATTGCTCAATTACATAAGATCATCGAGAAATGCTTCATTATTGTACCATAAGATTATGGCATTACCTTTGCTACCTGCAAATTTAATAAGATCTGCATTTGaggaaaaaaactttgaaaccCAGTGGCTGGATAag GTTGGCTGCAATAATTTCAGTGTTTGCAATGAGAAAACTAGGGCGACATCGGCAGTTGAAGCATATAATGGCATCCTGGGGCGGTTCGCAGAAAAAAAtggtcatttttttaaattt ATGGAAAGTGTGTTCCTGCCAGAAAAAAACGTCGAACACAACCATGGCCATGAGGAGGAAATTTATAAGGAATTAAAAGCACTAAATGCGATAAAACAGGATTGTCAAAATGTGGCAGGCGCACTTGGTGGTACAAAAACCAATATAAGCACTATAAGGAATGCATTTAGGAAGGCATGCGAAGG taatCAGGCAgatacaaaaaatgtaatattttcgAAACTGCAAAGAGGTTTGCAGaaaattataagtaaaaatttaatcacaTCTCCTAAAAATGCGCTTCAGGTAATTGAAGCATTTAACCTGGAAAATGTATGGAACGACTTTGGTTTATCCAAAGATGAAATGAAACCTAGACATTTTTTTACAGCAGCAATTGACGGTGAAAGTTACTCTTTCTGCTTGTTTTCCTCATTGAAATCAATTgacttaataaaagaaaatattccacCAACTAAAAGGACTTACCTAATTGATGCCACTTTTAAAATTGTGCCACATGGGTGCTTTAAGCAGCTACTTATtatatatattgaatattttgaaGAG atttttccaatatttttcgTATTGATGagcaaaaaatctaaagaagCCTATAAAGAACTCCTTCAATATAttcaagaaaatatatttgatatGGATCCTTCAAAATGTGTAACCGACTACGAACAGGGTTTAAGGGCTGCAATAAATTCAGTTTTTCCAAGAAGTAAGCTTGTAGGATGCTg gtTTCATTTTTGCCAAGCTATTAGGAGAAgtgtaacaaaacaaaaacccttattagaatttttaagaTCTTCTAGAAATGCGTCATTACTTTACCACAAAGTATTAGCACTACCGTTATTACCACCAGATTTAATAAAGAATTCTTTTAAGGATATAAaatctcaaatttttttaatggacagcaacaacatttttctaccatttctaaaatattttgaaaatcagtGGATAAATAag gttggCTGCAAAAACTTCAGCGtgtataatgaaaatatatga
- the LOC124419205 gene encoding sodium-dependent multivitamin transporter-like, whose amino-acid sequence MKFDSNLNHAWFRCLASFTYIIRQMCSLGVTVYTPSVALSTVIGIPYWASICCMTTICVFFSIKGGLKAAINADVIQTVTVIIVSIAIIIKGTIFSGGVKRVYDINRNDGKYTNAQTEIKDGGD is encoded by the exons atgaaattcgactcaA ATTTAAATCACGCATGGTTTCGCTGCTTAGCATCATTCACTTATATAATACGTCAAATGTGTTCGCTAGGTGTCACCGTCTATACACCCAGTGTAGCATTATCTACAGTGATTGGAATACCGTATTGGGCATCCATTTGTTGTATGACAACAATATGTGTATTTTTCTCAATTAAG GGTGGTCTTAAGGCAGCCATAAATGCTGATGTTATACAAACTGTCACAGTTATTATTGTTTCTATAGCCATTATTATTAAAGGTACCATATTTAGTGGTGGCGTGAAACGAGTTTACGATATAAATCGTAATGATGGTAAGTATACTAACGCACAAACagaaata AAGGACGGAGGAGATTGA